The stretch of DNA GGTTCAACAAAAGGAAAGTAACTATGTCTAAAACGCAGCTCTGCTTTCCTTTCGAAAAAGGAATGGTAAAATGTACTTAAGATTGCAGTCAAGTCTGAAAATGTTACATTGTGATCTATATAAAATGCTTCCACCTGATGGAAGAGTACATGAGAACGGGCAGAAATATCTTCGTTACGAAAACATAGACCAGGTGCAACAACTTTAATTGGTGGTTGTTGCTTTTTTAGTTCACGAACCTGAACATTTGATGTATGTGTTCGCAACACTGTTGTAGCATCTAGATAGAAAGTATCATGCATCTGCCTAGCAGGATGATCTTCAGTAAAATTCAGCAAAGTAAAATTATTGGCTTCGCTTTCAATATTGGGGGCTTCTCGAACACAAAATCCTAGGTGAACAAAAATATCAACAACGTTATCAAGAATGCTTTTTAAAATATGTCTACGACCACCGTGTTGAAAATTTCCTGAAAGGGAGATATCTATTTTTTCTTTAGAAAAGGCTTCGGCTTGTTCTAAAGAAAAAATTAGAAGACTTTTTTCGTGGAAAAGCCCCTCTACATAAGTCTTAAAGTCATTTATAAGGGAACCAACTCTTGCCTTGTCTGTACACCGCTTTAATTTTTCGGAGAAACTACGAAAAATACCCTTTTTTCCTAGGTAATGTACTTTGAGATCCGCAAGTGCCTTAGAAGAGTTCACCTGATTTAACTCAGAATGAAATTGTTGCTTTACAGCTTCAAGCTCTTCTTTCATTTCCATAGAAACTCTGGTCCCTAAATTGTGGCTTCCAAAGCTTTTTTAGCTTCATTTGCAATTTCTGCAAAACCTTCAGGATTATGGATAGCTATTTCTGAAAGCATTTTTCTATTTAAAGAAATGTTGGCACATTTCAA from Candidatus Chlamydia corallus encodes:
- the pheS gene encoding phenylalanine--tRNA ligase subunit alpha → MEMKEELEAVKQQFHSELNQVNSSKALADLKVHYLGKKGIFRSFSEKLKRCTDKARVGSLINDFKTYVEGLFHEKSLLIFSLEQAEAFSKEKIDISLSGNFQHGGRRHILKSILDNVVDIFVHLGFCVREAPNIESEANNFTLLNFTEDHPARQMHDTFYLDATTVLRTHTSNVQVRELKKQQPPIKVVAPGLCFRNEDISARSHVLFHQVEAFYIDHNVTFSDLTAILSTFYHSFFERKAELRFRHSYFPFVEPGIEVDVSCECCGKGCTLCKYTGWLEVAGAGMIHPQVLRNGDIDPEIYSGYAVGMGIERLAMLKHGVSDIRLFSENDLRFLQQFA